The Oxyura jamaicensis isolate SHBP4307 breed ruddy duck chromosome 3, BPBGC_Ojam_1.0, whole genome shotgun sequence genome segment AGCAAACcatacttgtttttttaattaaaaaacaaatagcaCGAGAATCCCTCTGGCAGGGACACTCTTGCTTACTTGCATTATTCTGTTTTTAGAAGTGGCAGTTGAAATTCACCACGCAGACAGCTGATACAAAGCCCCTTGAGCTCTTTGTACTAACGGGCTGCCCCCTTTAAAATCAGCCCTGCAGCCTAGGCGGGATTTCAGCAGGCCTGTACTCGGACCTGTCCTACAAGGGCCTGCCAGAGAGAGGACGGTGGTTACACAGCGCTTACAGCTCAGCCTTGCAACATGACGAAGCTGTGTCTATTTAGGGCGTTTAGTCTTAAAGCAGATCTTCTGATGTTTTACATTTAATCCTAATACGAAGATCTAAGGATTGAAATTACAGCTTATtaaattttaagaatatataCATCAGGGAGAATCCTTACGTAGTTCAAAAACACAATGGTAGGtcttgaaaacagttttccaaaaaaaaaatcagtttattttggTGGGTCTGTATTAATTCCGTATTTTTCCTTGAGAAGCTTAAGctgttcctctttcttctttgtgtcCATCTTCTGGAATGCCTGTggttaggaaaataaaaataaaaagcgtAAGAAGATAAATTGAGCCTTAGGACGTGTTAGTTGCCAGAAATGGCCACCAGTTACCACCACGGGTGACATCGGTCTCAGGTAACTTAAAGAGCCCCAAGCACTCACCCTGTTTGCATTGTAGTACAAAACAACGAGGTATCTGTTGCACACGTTGAACCCTGACAGATGATCACAAGCGTTTTTAGCGTCAAAGATGTCTTCGTAGACTACGTAGGCTGTTCCTCTCGTTTCAGGAGTGTTCCCACTGCACAGCAAGATCAGGGTGAATGTTAAACTACCTGAACAGGAAATTATTCTACTTGCATTTAGCAGTGACTGAGATTGGATTAGCTCATGCAGCTTCACCACAGAACGATCATTGGTTTTGCTAGGCACTGAAATATATCCCTGCTTCCTACGCTCATCTCCACTTAAGAGTTCAGAGTCAGAAGTGACATGACAACGTAACAGAGACGTGGTGCCGTGCTCTGCGGGCAATGCACACCAAGTATCAGGAGCTGGTGCTGTGAGGGGCTCTCACGTTTCTGCAAAGGTTTTGAACAGCAATTACTTGTTCTATTGAAGGTTACGAGACTGGGCTGTCAGCTAGCAGCTGCTCAGACGCGATGTCCCGCTAGTATGGGATGCTATCCTTAGCACATCACAaaccagctgtgctgctccaaGACCACTTTAGACACACAGCCACCACCTATCAGGCCACTGATCCAATTTCCTTTGCCTGAAGGACAGGAGAGCCGTCTGGGTCCATGATGCTAACTAGCTcagagagaagacagagctCACAGATCCCAAGGATCCTGGCTGGAAAACAGCTAGAGTGACCTTTATCAGCAGAACCCTTCCTAAGGCACTGACTTGTCAGAGAACTCCACTAGACGTCATCACGCATGTCTGCTCCAGGACATGTACACAAATGAAGAGGTGAACAGGTTAAAAACTGCACAAAAGGGCTAAGTCGTTACAAAGGGAGCTCCATGGTGCTTCCTGTCTCACAACAATGTCAGGATTTCTGCAGAACACAACACGAACCAGCAGTGCTGAACAATCAGCAGGCACACTGCTAGCAGCTCCTGTCAGAAACACTTCAGCACATCTCCTGACACACCTGAATTCATGTGCCACTATCACACTACTCTACCAACCCTTTACAGAAGAAACCTTAGCTCTCCTTTACCAACTAATGACCATTAGCAACCAATTCCACCTATTTAGCCAAGTAACAAATTTACACAATCCCTTGCTCCTTTAACCACTTCCCCAGTAATTTTGTTGCTCAACTCTGTATCAGAAGGATCACACCAGCAACACGTTCCAACCCAGCATTTGTGAGGACACCTCCATATTCCCCTCTATTCCTGTCTGATTACTGAAGGCAATTCTAGGCATAACATCACTCTGTTCCTGTGCTGGTTTTACACAGCTGGACAGCTGAGCTCCAAAACaactcaaagggaaaggggaagaaaatgtgatgggaagggctcaggggttgaaataaggacagggagatcaatCAAAagttattgtcatgggcaaaataaattcagcataGGAAAGGTAATGcaatttattacttattactaacaagctagagcagcaagaaactaaaacaaaacaaaaccaccttccccccatccaccctcttccacctcctccccccaagtggtgcaggggaactgAACgaggggctgcagtcagtccctgacacttcatcTCCGCCACcccctcacggtccctctccgcccctgctccacgtggggtccctcccatgggatgccatccttccccagctgagcctgtgggggctgcccacaggcagcagctcttcaagaactgctcccacacggctccgtaccatggggtccatcccccaggagcaaactgctccagcacgggtccctcacgggcggcagctccccccagcccccctgctcctgcgtgggctcctctccacgggctgcagctccagcccggggcctgctcctatggggctctccatgggccgcagcctcctccaggccacatccacctgctccaccaggggctcctccatgggctgcagcgtggagatctgctccatgtgggacccattTCTcaccctctctcccagctgctatAGCACAGCaaattttttccccctttttaaatctgctctcacaggtGCAAACATCGCTCActggctctgctctggccagcagcgggtcccttttggagctggctggagctggctctgatctgacatggggcagctgctgggctatGCTCACAGAGCCCCCCCTGCAACCAAACTCTTGCCACATAAGCCCAATGCAGTTCCTTCTACTGAACAACCATTTTTCATCACTATGGCTCTGATTTAAATAAGCACTTGGATCTGGGGTAAAGTTCGGTCTGTTCAGCTGTTACCATCTTTACATCCCACATAATCAAACCAGTGAAACTCACTGTGGAGTCATTACCCTCCCCACTCTCAGAGCATAGGAAACAGACAGCAACATAAACAAGGCCGTGTTCTGCTCTGATGCAACTAACAACCTACTTTAAAACTCAGAGATGCCCCAAGTTATTTTGTCAACATCTGAACAAGAGCAGTACGAATCAACCAtaaattgtttcctttctctttgttcaTCATTGTCAGCATGACTGacaatgtttcctttttaagtaCTAAAGATGAGCACGAAGTGTTGTCACTTCCCCACTCTTTCCAAATagttagagggaaaaaaaaatgtctgagtGGCAATATTGCAGCCAATCTTACTGCAGTTCTCAATAGCTAATCCTAAATTGCAGGCTCAACCCGACTCTTTTTGCCTGTAACTTAGCAGAACATGATATTAACCAGGAGAAATTATAAGTAAATCCACAGCAATTAGTGCTCAGGATAACAAGGAACATCAGAGCCTACGTCTTCACTATTCAAAGGAACTAAAAGGAAGAAACTTAAGTGTTCTGTAGAGAAATATAACCTTGGTGCATTTAGAACGAAGTTTCAGTCAGACCTCTCTGATCAAAGCGTGAGGACAGCTGTATCTGACAGCGGTGTACTAGTTTTTGGTAGACGTTTCCAGCACCAATAGCAACATCTTGATTTTTCCATTAGTTCAGTACCTAATGCTCATTAAGCAGGAGAAGTGGTTGCTTCCCACCCTTGCTTCTCCCGTTTTTGCATTTACTTATAATAAAAGGCTAGAGTATTTAAggtttatttatataaaaatccTTATTTATCCCCTGTATCTATGTTCACACCAGGTTTAAACTTTTCCAGCCTATCTACCAGCATTATTTCCTACAGaattcacacagaaaataaacatcatcACCCTCCCCTGTGGCACAGGGATGCCGCTAAAGTAGATTCAACTTTTTAGCAGTAAAACCCAGTTGTTACATATTGTAGTAGCACCAATGACTCTGAACATATATCCCAAAGCCCACAAAACCCTTAAATTCTAAAATAGAGCTAAGCAGACTCACACTCGGATTTGCCGAATAGGCCCGTATTTCCCAAAAATATCGTACATCTCCTCCGCGGTGATTTTGTACGGCAAGTTCCTGATATACAGGATCCGATTGACTTCTGGCGGCAGCCGGATCTGGTGGGGAAACAACACATGCGGTAAAACACACAGAACGCTCACTTCAAACCTCACGTTACAATTTAAGTACTAAATCTCGTGCCGACGACAGCTGAGAGACTCTGCcgcccttttttcccctcagcgGCTGTGGTTTTGCCTAACGAGAGAGCAGCCCGGAGGGCCGACCCCTTCTCTCAGGACCGCCCTTTGCCTCACACCCCTCCCGAGGGCCGAGGGGCAGGGGCGAGCACTCACGTTAGCTCGTTTGGCCGCTTGCATCGCCATGGCTCCGGGTGGATGGGGGGCCTCGGGCCTGGGAACGAAATGGCGACGATCAGCGGTCCTCCAGCCCCGCCGTTTACCTCAGCGCGATACCCGGATGCTATCCCGGCACACAGCGCGCAGCGCACCGCAAACTGCGTAACGTAAGGGGCGTGCCGCAAACGACGTAACGCGAGCGGCGCACCGCAAAGGACGTCACGCAAGGGGCGTAGCGCAAGCGATGCGACGCGAGAGACGTAACGCAAGGGGCGTACCGCTACGCCATCGGCGCTAGGAGCCGCGCGTTGCGGAGCgcgaggccccgccccccgccgcctgAGGGAGGTGCGACCATGTTAGCGCAGCCCGCCTGGTGCGGCAGGAGCGGGGtttggggagcaggggagcAAAAAAGggtcaaagctgtttttttttcgCTTTTTTCTTACGGGTTCAAGGCATAACGCTGGAGCTGCAATATGATTCTTCTTATTAAATGCGTCCTGCAAGGCTTTGCTTTATGCCTCGTTCTTTTGAGTCCTTCCACAATAAAGCATTTGAGTCTTTCCGCAGAAACATgagtcttttttattaaatgtgtCTGTAAAGCTTTGCATTATGCCTCATTTTAACAGTGCTTCCACAGTAAGTCATCCCAGACTGGGAAACAGACATTACAGAATCTCTGCTTTTACAACATCCATAGTGCTCGTACCCATCGAGTAACTACAACAGtagtttcatcttttttaatttttttttttaagttgaaacAGGCATTTCAATGACAATTTTGCcaatattcttgttttcttccattgcCCTGTGTGCCTCCGCAATCTCATGCAGAGGGTAAACGCTGTCGACAAATGGCTGGAGGTGAGGGGAGGCTCCTCGGGCAAAATACGGCAGCACGTTTTCTGTGAAGGCTTTCACCAGCTGTTCCTtatactgaaggaaaaataaaagtattttgagGATTATTTCTAGTCATTTCATTCCCAGAAGTATCTAAACGCAGCATGCAAAAGGTACACAATTCTCAGACATTTCATAACGAGACAGACATGTAAACATCTGAAAGGTATAAACTGCTGGTGAAAAGAAAACTTATAGATGAACTATATTTTAAGGGAATGAGCTTCTCTTCCAGAACAAGTGGCCAAAGCTCAGTGCAGAACCATTTAAAACTCAAACTGGTAAGGTCCTTGAAAATACTATGTATTGGATTATGGACAAAGTCTATCCTAGAGCTCTGTGTTGGTGTTTTTTACTATAATAACTGAGAAATTTCCACATAACACAGAATCAAAGTTGGTCTTGACTTTGAAAAGTTTGTCTGTAGATGACCTAATAGAGGTTTTTCTCTGTCCCTCCCCTAGACTTGATCAAATCATCTGatcactttttgtttcttagaaCAAACCTTTAAATTATGGTACTTATGAAGTATATTAAAAAGTCTTGGGTATCATACCTCTGTGGCAGTAATTACAAAACCATCTCAGATAagtaaaaaagggaaaatataacttaattttgcaatgttttctAAAGTATGTAGAGATAGTTCAAGGTGGTGCTTTTTTAGTAATAATGCATTAGGTTCTGTATTAGTGGCAATATCAAAAGAAAGATCTCAAAACTACCACAGATTTTAAGATCAAACTATATACACTGTTGATAATTATTACTTGCCTCCTTGTCTCGTGATCTTAATAGACTTGTATGAATGCTCCCTCTTTTGGAAAGCAGCCTTGCAAGCAAATCTCCATTTACATCACCTCCACTCAGTAGTCCATAAATAATCCACCGCCCATCAGTACTCAAACAGTTGAGGTTCTTCTCCCAGTAAGAGCCACCAACACAATCTAAAATAATGTCTACTCCAGAACCTCaagtagaaatagaaaaaaaaaacagcaattataGTTGAGTTGCACTAAGTGTAGGGTAATTTCAGGTGAAACTAAAACCTTATTCTCTGTAGGTATAGGTTCAATTTTGCAATTCTTATTTAAattcttctgcagaaattagGAATTGGCACAATGACTTGTAGAGAATCCTAGCATGAGGCACAAAAAATGAATCATTATAGATAGCAGATACAAACCCTGTCACAAATTGTCTCAAATGgttagaaaagcttttatttttatattttttttctagctgtaaGAGGACTGTAAGAGTTTTTTGCCATAATCAGACACAAATACAAGTGCTACACTTCCTTGTAGAGGCAACAATAATATTGGCACAATTTTTATGCCCCAAATAACCATAAAGCCAAAGGGAGACCATGCAAAAAACAGAGCCCAGTTAAACTAAGGAAAGTTACATTCTT includes the following:
- the SF3B6 gene encoding splicing factor 3B subunit 6; the protein is MAMQAAKRANIRLPPEVNRILYIRNLPYKITAEEMYDIFGKYGPIRQIRVGNTPETRGTAYVVYEDIFDAKNACDHLSGFNVCNRYLVVLYYNANRAFQKMDTKKKEEQLKLLKEKYGINTDPPK